The Melospiza georgiana isolate bMelGeo1 chromosome 19, bMelGeo1.pri, whole genome shotgun sequence genome segment GAGGTGGCATCGCTGTGCCACCGCCTGCGGTCGTGCCTGACGCTCAGCATCTTCCACAGCTTCTCCTGCACCGTCTTTGCCTTCGGGCAGACCGGCTCGGGGAAGACCTACACCCTGATGGGACCCCTCGGCCAGGTAGAACGCTGACCGTCTGACCCCATCCTGGCCGTGGGATGAGCTCTCCCCAGCCGGTCATGGTGCAGGTGAGTTCCCGATGTGACCGCTCTCCATCCCGGCATCTCTGCAGAGCGACACCCAGCCGGCGTCCccggccctgctggggctgatgCAGAGATCCTTCACCTGCCTCCTGGAGCACAGCCGGAGCCGTGCCTCTGACCTGGCTCTCAGCGCTTCCTACCTGGAGATCTACAACGAACAGGTAAGTTCCTGCCCAGCCGCCCCCTCCGGCCCTGCTGGCACCCCGTGCCCCATCTCCCGGTGCCTTCCCCTGTGCTCTCCCGGTGCCTTCCCCCTGCCACATCCCAGGTCCGGGACCTGCTGAGCCCGGGACCCCCGTGCGCTCTGCCCCTGCGCTGGAGCAAATCCCGCGGCTTCTACGTGGAGAACCAGCTCAGTGTGGAATTCGAGAGCCTGGAGGCCATCGTCAGCCTGCTCCTGCAAGGTGCTGAGCCTCACACACGGGGCTGGGACGTGTTCAGGGCGTGCTGGAGCCGCTGTGTGGGGATTCAGCCCCTCGCAGGCCGTCCCAGGGCTGGTGGCGCTCTGCTGGCAGCCAAGAGGAGCGGCCAAGGCAGCTCTGGTCGGGCAGGGGGTGCTGAGCAGTGGATGCTGTGAGGCTGGGGGATGTGGGGTGCCATGCAATCAATCAATTCCTCTCTCGGCAGGATCCCAGAGGCGCCGGACATCGGCACACGCCCTCAACAGGCACTCGAGCCGCAGCCACGCCCTGCTGACCATCCACGTCCGCAGCCGAGCCGTGAGCGCGCATCCCgctcctgggcagggctggggggctcagggcgCAGCCCCACGgtggaggggggggggggtcaTGCTCTCCTCAAGGATACCCGGGTGGGGCTGGAGTGAGCAGCCGGGAATCCTGTCCAAAATCCAGGAGTCAGGACAGTGCTGTGGGCCATGGGGAAGGGGTGATGGGGGCCAAAGCATCACCCCCCCCAACGTGATTCCGCAGGCCAGCGCCTGCCCCAGCAAGCAGGGCACGCTGTGCTTCGTGGACTTGGCTGGCAGCGAGCGGGTGAAGGAGACTGGCTCCAGCGGGGAGCTCTCCGTGGAGGCCAACAGCATCAACCGCAGCCTCCTGGCGCTGGGTAAGGGCTGGGGAACCCGCCCTGGGAGCGCCCCCACCAGAGCCTTGTCCCTTGTCACACCCTGTGCGGCTCATCCTCCGGCAGGacactgcatctccctgctggCCAAACCCCGAGGGAAGCGAACGCACATCCCCTACCGGGACAGCAAGCTCACCCGGCTGCTGGCTCGCTCCCTGGGCGGCTCGGGCATCACCCTGATGGTAAAACACTcaggaggctgggcaggggtcTCACCCCATGGAAAATGGTGGTGACCCTCTGGATGACAGCCCGCCTGCATGTCTTCCCCGTTGGCAGGTTGCCTGCATCTCCCCGTCCTCACACTGCCTCTCAGAGACCCTGAGCACCCTGCACTACGCCAGCCGTGCCCGCAGGGTCACCACTAGACCCCTGGCCAACAGGGTATCACAGATAGGGACCCCTCTGagttcctctccctgctgctgggacccccctgagccccccttTATCCACCCACCCTCCCAGGTGTCCCgggagaagctgctgcaaaCCTTGGAGCGAGAGATCCacgccctgcagctggaaaaccTCTCCCTGCgccagcagctgagcctgcccagagTGCCAGTGAGGGGCTCGGAGGTGGCAGGGAACCCTCCAAAGGCATGGgcaggctctggggacaggcacggccctgcagggcagctcccaccagAGGGaaccccagcctggcccagcctcTACGGCCTCCTGCGCGACTTCGTGGTGGAGAACGAGCAGATGAGGTAGGGGAGGCTTGTGTGGGACCCCTGGACAGAGGATcaaggggctgccagggcagccagagcccctggctgggcagcaccCTGCACCAACCAGCCTCTCTCAGAGCCCATGGGGCTGGGCTCTCTGGAGGCTGCCAATGCCCTGCCGGGCTCCCTCACTGCTCCCCAGGCATCCCCATCTGTCCCCACACCTCAGCGGTGACATCCCAGCTGGCCCATCCCACAGAGGCACCCGCAGCTCCTGTGacagccagcccctgctccgGAGTGCCCGCAGCCTGCACGTCCCCCAGAGGCTCCCGGTGAGGCAGCGGCGGCCCGAAACCACACCCAGCTCCGTGGCCCGGCTGCCGGTgagaggcagggagggctctgcagcctgcaaCCACGGCAGGGAGAGCAGGCGCACACCACCCAGCCGTGCACAACCACCCAGCCACGCACACACCACAGACACACTGCTGTCCTCTCTTGCAGaagctccctcctgcctccagccacCCCAGCTGCCCacagtgctgccctgtgccagctgatGCCACCATGTTCCAGGTACAGCCCCAGGGATCCCTTTGGaagggtggcacaggggtggcacagccaCCTTGACCGCTCTGCTCACGCCCAGGTGCTGCCAGTGCCCGCTGTGCCACAGCCAGTGCCCCCTGAGGGAAGTGCTGGACAGGAGGACACGGCTCTGCCTGGCTCCCATCACCCCCAGCCGCACCAGAGGCACAGGTGAGAGCCACTCCTTGGgcatcagctgcagctcaggagtTCCCTGGAGTTTTGGAGGTGATGGTTTGTTTGTGTGTCCTCACGGCAGGAGccgtggcaggagcaggagtttGTCTCAGCAGCACCCgctgcagagggagctgccagGCCCTGTGCGCGTCCCCAGCCCCGAGGGAAGGGTCATCCCTTCAGCACCACcatggccagggctgccagagcccagaggtgagcagggcagtgctgggagggcaggcagggcctTGGATGGgcacccatccctgctcagcctctcacacctggggctgtgcacTGATCCTGGGGAGATGGAGAcctgaccctgctgctcccgctggcagctgctggcaccgTCCCTCTCCTCCAGTGGGAAGAGGCACTGGcctggctggcagagcagatctgagctgccacaggcacacCATGGATGGGGCCAGCATCACAGACTGGGGGGACAACCACagcccttggggacatgggACCTTGGACTGCAAGGACTGCACAAACTACGGCACAGACggttggatggatggacagacagagctctgcagcctgcatgGCCCTCACAGTTTATTTCTGTctagctggggctgtgctgctggtggctccaGGGATCCCATCAGGTGCTCTCCTccgtgggctgggggcagtCCAGCCAGTACTGGGCGATGGAGCGGGGGTAGCGCGGCCGCACCAGGTCCACGCGCTTGGTGCGCAGGTTCACACGGTAGTACTTGTCTGGGGAAGGGGACAGGGCAGTCAGGACTGTCCCCAGGtctggggagctgccaggccTCACTGCCAGCACCTTCCCACTGCACCCCAGAGCcattgcagagagagaggagcGCTCCCCatgccccagcagccctgatgCCACATCATTCTGGATCCTGCCAGAGCAGACTCACCTCCCACAAAGAAGTAAACACTCTGGAGCATCTCACACGTGGAGCCCGACAGCCCATCGCTTTCAACACCTGATGAGTCGGGGTCGTTTTGCAGCCAGCTCCAGAATCCCAGGTTCAGTGAGCGGTGGTGGTTGTACCTCTTGCGCTGGCGGCGGGATTTCCTCCTGCGGGGCTGCTGGGAGGCCACGTAGATCCTGCCGGCCATGGCGGCGTCCAGGCGGCTGGGCACGCCCCGCCAGTCCCGGCTGATGTACCACGGCCCGTTTGCCCCGGCTGCAAAaggagcagaggctgagagAGGGGGCAGCAGCGTGCCCGAGACCCACGGGAGCGCTCCAAGGGATCCCAGCCTGGATGGgatgtgtgacagtgacacaggcCAGGCTGAGCCAGGAGTGGCTTAGCCCCTTGGCTGGGATCTGCTGagcccccttctcctcctctctgtCTTTCATTctctctgctcagggctggggtttTGCTGTGGCATCTCCAGCTCCAGTGACAATAAACAgtccccagcagtgacaccGTGGTGTGAGGCAGCTGGCGATGGGTTTGGTCATGGGGGGCATAAGGGCTGCGAGGGTGAGAttggggatgctgtgggaggTGCAGCTGTGGCCTGAGGGATTCCTGTGCGTGGCCTGGGCAGGAGGTGATGGCTCATCCTGCCCACCTTTGCTTCCAGGCATcgctccctcctccctggctgcctgcatCCCTTGTGCCCTGTCAGTGCCCACTGTTGGGACCCACTAACCCTTCCCAGCCCTTACGCATCCTGCTGCCAAAGAGGATCTGGAAAACAtcctcccagctgtccctgttcATGAAGGCATAGTGCTTGAACACCGTGGAGGGCGAGGACTTCTCGCAGTCGGCCTGCGAGGGCTGCTGGGCGAAGTCGTAGGACCAGTAGTACTTGTCTAGGAGAGGATGAGCAGGGTGTTAGTGGGGGGAACAAGCACTGCAGGGgtgcccagcctgtgcccagtggtgccaggctctgcccGCTTACCCTTGAAGAAGTACACTCTCTCATTGCCGTGGTagctgtgggcaggcagggcaaACGCTGCGTCCACGTTGTCAGGGATGCCCTCAAAGCCCTCGGAGATGTCCCGGGGGTACCCATGGTCCAGGGCTCCGTCATCAAAGCGCCAGTACTGGGTGCCCTGGGGGGGTGGGGGACAGAGAGGGGTCACAGGTGCAACATCCCCCAGTCACAGGTCTGCCAGGAGGAGTGTGGGGATGATGGGGAGCCCTATCGTGAGACTGTGGTTGCTTGGGGTTCCAGAACAACCACAaggatttggggtttctggCAACTACCGCATGCATGGGTGTATGGGAGGTGCCAAAAGGGGATTTAGGGTGGATTGGGGGTTGTGCTGGCCACCCTGGGAGtacccccagcccaccttgaagaGGTAAGTCTTGCCCTGGCAGTTGATGCGTGTGAAGGCTGCATCAATGGGGCCCTCGATGCCCCACACGTCACTGATGAGCTTGGGGTAGCCAGGCCTCACACTGGTCTTGTCCAGCTCATAGAAGTACTTCcctggggagagaggagaggcaggggcagcaggagggactgCAGACACCAGCACAGGGTGACAGCACGGCAGCACGTCCCACATGCCTGGGCAAGGTCCCCAAAGTACCTCGGAAAGCGTAAAGGGAACCGTTCTTCAGGTCGGTGAAGGCATCAAAAGGTTTCCCGCTGCACAGCTCCTCAGGCTCCTCAGACACACCTGGGGTGGTGTTGGGCACCTCTGGCAGTGTCTCCTCGGGGTTTGGCTGGCTCTCTGGCGTGGTCTCCACCGGcgctggggctgtgggcagctctgtgggctctgcCACGGGCGCCTCCTCGGTGACAAAGTCCACAGTGAGGTTGTAGTCCAGGTAGTCGTCCTCGGGCAAGGCAAAGACGTCTCCCCGGgtcactgcagggagggagcaggttGGTTCCCCTGGGGTTtgggagcaggagatgctccCTCCCAGGCAGTAGGGATTTATAGAATCCTGGagtcattaaggttggaaaagccctctgagatcatcaagtccaattcAACCCTGCATTGACAACCATGTCCCCAAGCGCCACAAGTATATTTTTTTAGAACACTTCCACAGATGGTGATTCCACCTAGGCAGCCTACTCCAATGCCTGAACACCCTATCAGAGAAGACATTTTTCCTACTAGCCAATCTATCCAATTAGCACAGATCCCTCACTCCAGATGGCAACGAGCCAGCTCCCAAACCCCCCCGTGCTGCAGCAAATCCTGGTGCTGACTTCACCCCTCAGCCACAGGTGGGTGCAGAGCTGacccagcacagaccccacGAGTAGAGCACCCATTCCCCCTTGccctggccatggggacagTACCTTTGGCTTTGCAGACGGTGGAGTagtcactgcagcagctctggtaGTACACACAGAGGGTGTCACACTGGCACTTGTGCCCTGCATCGAAGCCTTCTTCACAGCGGCCCTCACAGGAGTCTGCAAAAGCCATCCATAGCTCAGGAGGGCTGATGTGGGGTGGGGCAGTGGGGCCCATGCCTCCCCTCGGGGGGAAAACAAACTTGGGGATGTCCTGGTTGGGGGTACCCCACTCCTTCATGGTCAAATCCATCACCAGGGGTGACAGCAgctccttgccctgctcccactcaggtcctgctgggatgggagccATGGATTGGGGTGTTCCCTGCTCCCATCAggtcctgctgggatgggagccATGGACTGGGGTGTTCCCTGCTCCCATCAggtcctgctgggatgggagccATGGATTGGGCCGTGCCACGCTCCCAGTTCCATGCTGGCAGCCCAGCTGTGATTGGGCAGGGATTTGCCACAGCACCATTGACACCCATGTGCTGCCCACTCCTTTCTCCCCATCCTGCAGGGTACAGCCAACATGGCCATGGCCACCATCcgctcctccctgcccaccctgcccagcccctccacCAGCCCACAAATCTCTCTTTCTCCATCCCCAAAGCCCCTGGCAAGGTGTTGGCTGGCTAAAGCTCACCTTCTGCAGCACGGGtggtggccagcagggccagcacgagGGCAGGGAAGAGCAGCCTCATCCTGGGTGTCCCTCCCGCGTCTGTGCGAGCTGGAGCAcggcagagccccagcagcgTCCCGTGTTTGCTCAGCCTGCCCCGGAGGGGAAAGCAAACAGGCCAAGGTCGGCAAAGGGGAAAGGGGCAGAGATGATCTCCCACCCAGCTTCCCCGGCAGCCCAcgctgagctggggctgtctgcagggggacagggggtgcaagcagctcctccccagcctggtgcagggtgggcactgctcagagagtgggcagggacagcagagagtCAGGAACCACTTTTGAGGTCCTGCCACACTCATTTCACAACATACCTCATGGTCTAAGAGCAGCCAGCTGTTTCCCAGCCTGGTCTTGGCAAAGCCAAAACCCCAAatgagatgggatgggggaGCAATGCTCAGAAGACAAAGGGAAGAACCCTGGGCTTATACTTGCCCAAAATATCACCATTTTAACGGGATTTCAGCTTTCTCAATGTCAAGGATGGGAACAGACCTGGGGATCCCCAAAGCAGGGTGGCTTAGGATGGGGCAGATGCCACCTCCATGCCTGGGGACCAGAGGCCAGAGGTGAGTGGCCGGGGCCGGGAGCCCTCAGCGCTTTCACTGCAGAAGGCAAACAAAGGCCTGTGTATTTTGCTCCCGTCATCCCCTTTCCAACCAATCTCTCAGTTACTAATTAATGTCCACTCAGCTCTTTTGGCAGCTCCTGATAACTCTGGGGTGTTTGTTTAATCGGGGCAAGGAGCAAACGCACACGAGGCTGCAGCAATCCTGGCtcttctgcctctgctgggacaggagctccaAGGGATCTGtcccagcccctggtgcagcttttAGGGGGAAAGAAACCCGAGCAAGGTGCCCAATTCTCCAGGGTCTCTCCTCTACCAGCTCAGACACAGCAGTTCCTGGCACCATCTGCCCCTGGCATCTTGCTGGAAAGAGCTTTATTTGGTTTTGAGAGGCATTTCCacctggaagccctggggagctgAGGGCAGCTACCAGACATTGGCTTTTGGGGCAGAActtctcctgcagccctcaccCACTCCTTGTCCCCTGgcctcagctgtggcagggctggcattgTCCCCAAGGGGTTCATCCCATCCCTGTTGAACAGGACAGCAGCCCTGAGAGGGCTCAGGcttgcaggaggctctgggggAGAAGGGCTGGGCATTGTCTGAGCTGCTTTGGCTGATCAGCTAAGACAaagctccctcctgctgctccggGCTCCCaaccagcagccacagccccgtGGAGGCTCAGGGAGCCCTTGCCTGCCAGGAGCAGATCCcaggagaggggctgtgtggaTAAAGGGGCCCCGGGGagctcctggggagcagaggcgGTGAGGAGAACTCGGGAAACGGGGCTGAAACCCCAGGGCAAGGCTGGGAACCGCTGGGTCTGAAATCTCTCCcaaaaaatgcaaagcaaagcaaaactaaaagcaaaacaaagctcagCTCTCTGGGCTAGCCAGGACAAGCAGAAGGGAATGGTTTGAATTCTGCTGCCCCCGGGCAGCAAATCCTCTGCTGCTCTACACTGCAACAGCCCTTATGATTACGCCGATTAATAATAATTCATTAGGAAATTCCTTACTGGTTCTGTGCCGAGCTGCTCCCGCAGTtttgccctgctctgggtgcctTGTTCGCCGTCCTTCCTTGTGGGGTGATGTCCCTTTCCTCTGTCTGTCCCTTCGAAGTGGATTCAGAGAGGATTAGGAGCGACTCTGTCACATCCAAACATCAACTCGAATTTAAGTCTCAGGCTGACCTGGCAACAACCTGGCGTTGGAGTCAAGGATTTaagctgctcctcccagcacaCCCGAGAAATGCCCAAAGCGTTTAAGCATTTCTGCCCTGAGCACGTCTGgcctggaaaaaagaaaacaaaagaggcccaggctgcctctgctcttTCTTTTATCATGCAAATCCCGAGCCCACccagaagagctgctctgaaTTTCCACCGAGCAATGGGGATTTGCTTCCTGCTGGTACCAAAGGGGTTCAGGGCGCCGTGCCAGGGTGGTCACAGCCTCACCGTGACCACCACGGTGCCTGGTGGCCTTTGCCtgccccctgtgtcccctcgcTGCTCACAGAGGGTCCTGAAGGAGTGTCCTGAAAAACCAGAGTAGGGGTCCCTGCCTGCCATGGGGGTGACACCGCAGCAGCAGCTCGGGCACAAAGGGGGATGTGggccatgggcacagcaggatgagccccaggtggggctgggcagggagggctgtggaatagaatggtttgggttgaaaatggaaaattgtCTCGTTCCAAATCCTGTCAtgttccactatcccaggttgctccaagccctgttaacctggccttggacactttcagggTTGGGGCATCCACAGTTTCCCTGAACAAACACTTCACGAGTGAAAATTCTCTCCTAGTATCAATCTAAATCTctcatcttttattttaaaactgctcccccttgtcctatcgGTATCTATTCGTGTAAAAGTCACTTCCCCTTTTATTAATAAGCTTTATTTAAGCGCTGGGAGGCCACAATCACAGGAACATAAAATTTAGGATGGAAAAGCGACTCCAGCAGttatcccagcactgccaagcccaccacccagccatgtccccaagtgccacatctctGATTCTGTTAAATCCTTCGGGGGCTGGTGGCCGGAGGGCTCTGGGTTGGGATGTCCACAGCTTCCCTGAACAAGTACttcacaaataaaaattttctccCAGAATCTAATGTAAATGTctcatcttttattttaaaaccgctcccccttgtcctatcgGTATCTATTCATGTAAAAACTCACTTCCCCTTTTATTAATGAACCCTAATTAAACACGGAAAGGCCGcaatcacagaaaaataacatttaggATGGAAAAGGCCGACTCCAGCCGTTATCCCGGgactgccaagcccaccaccgAGCCACGTCCGCAAGTGCCACATCCCCGATTCTGTTAAATCCttctggggctctggggggctcTAGGGGTCTCAGCATCGGGAGGAGGGGGCTGCAGCCGCCAGCACCGAGCCCCTCCTCGGAGAGAGGCGGCGCCTGTTCCCGGTGACATCAGCCCCGGGGACCGGGATGCTGAGCCCGGCTCGGGGAAGGCGGATCCCGCCCCGCTCCCATCTCCGCATCCCGgccgggcagcgggggcagcgggggcagcgggggcagcgggggcagcgggggcagcgggggcagcggggcagcgCATCCCCGCTCCGGTGCCCCGCTCCGGTGTCCCGGCAGCAGCGGGGGCTGCCGGCGCCGGGCATGCCGCGGTAGCCgatgctggccctgctgctgtcgCTGCACACGCTGGGCCGGTCGCTGGCCATGGCGAGCGCGGAGCTGCTGGcggtgcccggggctgcgggccgggccggcggcggAGGCGGCGAGGTCTCGCCCGGGGTGGGCGCGGAGGCGCGGGAGGCGCTGGAGCGGGTCCTGCCCGTGCTCCGCAGGGCCCTCGGCCACGCCGTGAGGGCGGACACGGCCCCGGCGCTGCGGGCCGCGCTCTCCGAGGTGTTCCGGCTGGTGGAGGAGGCCTGGGGGATGCCCGCCGTGGGCAGGGACGTGGCCAAGGTGCTGTGCGATGTGATCCGCCTCGAGGGCGGCCTGGAcctgctgctcagcctgctcTACACCGCCGAGCTGGAGACCAAGTGCCAGGCGGGGAAACTGCTGGAGCAGATCCTGGTGGCGGAGAACAGGTGAGTGTGCAAAGAGCCCCTCAGCCTcgccctgctgggcacagcccccagaACGGGCTGGGTGCAAAGGGACCCCCTCATctcaaccccctgccatgggcagggacaccttgcccagaccaggttgcttcaAATcaatccaacctggccttgaccTACCTTCACCCATCTCCACACCCCCAGATTTCCCTGATGTGGGTGCTCCCAGTTGCACAAACCCCCTTGGATCCCCACCACGTCCCCCCACAGTTTGTGCACAGGGTCCCTGACTCGTGTCCAGGCAATGACCAtgggctgctccctgtccccacagtttgagggaggaggagcagccacagcccaggggTGCTGGTCAGGACTGGGGTGTCCTCCTGAGCCCCCTCAGCCTCAGGCTGAGCTGAGTCAGTTTGGCTGGCTCACAGCATCTGGCCCAAAGCACAAGGTGTGACTCTCCTTTAGCCATAACTGCAGCACAAGGAGGACAAAGCCACtccccagagcctccctgctgctgacCAGGGCTGGGGTGAAGCCATAAGGAggggccagcagcccccagccccacgttcaggtgtgtgtgctgctgcccaggacaggTGAGAGGTGCTGGGATGTCTCTGTCAGAGCATGGGCacggtgtgtgtgtgtgtgtgtgtgtgtgtgtgtacaaagGTGCATGTGCGCACCTGACACATCCCAATcacagcacccacacacagctcACCCTTCCAGCACCCCAAATGCactctgacagctctgctctccctcagaGCACcccaacccagcccagccagggctctggAAAGGATGTGGAGGGAGCCTGGCCAAAGGTTGCTCTGGTTTCTTGGGGGATGTCTCTTGCTGGAAGGCTGTGGACTCACAGCCTGGGCCTCACTTCATGCTCTGGCAGGCAAAAATAAGCAGCAGCTAAATCAGGAAAGCCCATTAGGGTGGAATTTAATCCCAGGAAGCATCACTGGCATGGTCTGCATTCAGCACTCAGCTCCTTAGCAAGAGAAAGCATTTGCTGGAGTTGTTGtttctgctccaggagcagttCATGCTCTTGGAGCAGCCGTGACATTCCAGCCCCTCGCTTCCCACAGCTCCtgagccatggcagggaggtgtGGGGCTCCCCTTTGGGCCCAATCTCTCTCTtgcagagctctcccagcccgtgcccagcagcagaggtgttgagctgggagctggacaGGTCCTGGCAgcatctgcagctgcagggagtcAGGGACCTGTGTTTGTCATCCAGCTCCATGGCTGAGTCCGGGCT includes the following:
- the KIF12 gene encoding LOW QUALITY PROTEIN: kinesin-like protein KIF12 (The sequence of the model RefSeq protein was modified relative to this genomic sequence to represent the inferred CDS: deleted 1 base in 1 codon): MFNRSGGTGCAGQPGPAGGGSHGTGRALRAPRAPGTGDRMEPEGERGGDPQPDPRPRTLPRGQDRPSPGEERGGPVEGRETRLRVVLRVRPLTCTETRRGDRQVVHSLGDGAVHVSAARHDATFGFSAVFDAGASQEAVFEGSGMRQLVELAMDGFSCTVFAFGQTGSGKTYTLMGPLGQSDTQPASPALLGLMQRSFTCLLEHSRSRASDLALSASYLEIYNEQVRDLLSPGPPCALPLRWSKSRGFYVENQLSVEFESLEAIVSLLLQGAEPHTRGWDAGGCGVPCNQSIPLSAGSQRRRTSAHALNRHSSRSHALLTIHVRSRAASACPSKQGTLCFVDLAGSERVKETGSSGELSVEANSINRSLLALGHCISLLAKPRGKRTHIPYRDSKLTRLLARSLGGSGITLMVACISPSSHCLSETLSTLHYASRARRVTTRPLANRVSREKLLQTLEREIHALQLENLSLRQQLSLPRVPVRGSEVAGNPPKAWAGSGDRHGPAGQLPPEGTPAWPSLYGLLRDFVVENEQMRHPHLSPHLSGDIPAGPSHRGTRSSCDSQPLLRSARSLHVPQRLPVRQRRPETTPSSVARLPKLPPASSHPSCPQCCPVPADATMFQVLPVPAVPQPVPPEGSAGQEDTALPGSHHPQPHQRHRSRGRSRSLSQQHPLQRELPGPVRVPSPEGRVIPSAPPWPGLPEPRAAGTVPLLQWEEALAWLAEQI
- the VTN gene encoding vitronectin, with amino-acid sequence MRLLFPALVLALLATTRAAEDSCEGRCEEGFDAGHKCQCDTLCVYYQSCCSDYSTVCKAKVTRGDVFALPEDDYLDYNLTVDFVTEEAPVAEPTELPTAPAPVETTPESQPNPEETLPEVPNTTPGVSEEPEELCSGKPFDAFTDLKNGSLYAFRGKYFYELDKTSVRPGYPKLISDVWGIEGPIDAAFTRINCQGKTYLFKGTQYWRFDDGALDHGYPRDISEGFEGIPDNVDAAFALPAHSYHGNERVYFFKDKYYWSYDFAQQPSQADCEKSSPSTVFKHYAFMNRDSWEDVFQILFGSRMPGANGPWYISRDWRGVPSRLDAAMAGRIYVASQQPRRRKSRRQRKRYNHHRSLNLGFWSWLQNDPDSSGVESDGLSGSTCEMLQSVYFFVGDKYYRVNLRTKRVDLVRPRYPRSIAQYWLDCPQPTEEST